A single genomic interval of Zobellia nedashkovskayae harbors:
- a CDS encoding MarR family winged helix-turn-helix transcriptional regulator, with protein MRLETIDRIRAFNRYYVRAIGLLENTVVKSGFTLTEAHIINEVNATPNTTATEINKKLKLDEGYLSRVIKKLISNSLLTKSRSATDKRAYVINLTEKGRAEYQKLDSRSTELVASNISNLDNKETVELANLMDRIQFLLEKNTSLEKDVIS; from the coding sequence ATGAGATTAGAAACGATAGATCGGATACGGGCATTCAATAGATATTATGTTAGGGCGATAGGGCTATTGGAGAATACCGTAGTCAAGAGTGGTTTTACGCTTACGGAAGCACACATCATCAATGAAGTGAATGCCACACCGAACACCACGGCAACGGAAATCAATAAAAAGTTGAAGCTGGACGAGGGATATTTGAGCAGGGTAATCAAAAAATTGATTTCTAACTCCCTTTTGACAAAATCACGCTCCGCAACGGACAAACGTGCGTACGTAATTAACTTAACCGAAAAGGGAAGAGCGGAATATCAAAAACTGGATAGTCGTTCTACGGAACTAGTAGCCTCAAATATTAGCAATCTAGATAATAAAGAGACTGTAGAACTTGCCAACCTCATGGATAGGATTCAGTTTCTTTTAGAGAAAAATACTTCGCTAGAGAAGGACGTTATAAGCTGA
- a CDS encoding quinone oxidoreductase family protein: protein MAKAIQISSYGAPEVLKLTDLSPITPKPDEIVIRQTVIGINFHDIYVRSGLYKTLSLPGIPGIEGAGVITKIGSEVTSFSIGDRVAYITSGYGGYASERSLPAAIAVPIPDDISDVTAASVILKGLTVQMLANKVARIQKGNAILVHAAAGGVGQLLVQEAKNRGAMVLGTVGSDVKAEIAKNKGCDHIIRYREENVYDRVMDITNGTGLRIIYDSVGKDTFYDSLASLDFGGHLVNFGQSSGPIENFEVSMLAKKSATLSRPMIFHYVRKRQELLHMSQTLFKAIEKGDIKTTEPLQMPLKEASKAHELLASRTLTQSIVLIP from the coding sequence ATGGCAAAAGCTATTCAAATATCCAGTTATGGTGCTCCAGAGGTATTAAAATTAACAGACCTCTCTCCCATCACACCTAAACCAGATGAAATAGTGATTCGGCAAACGGTAATCGGTATTAATTTTCATGATATTTATGTACGTTCCGGATTATATAAAACACTCTCTTTACCAGGAATTCCTGGAATTGAAGGTGCCGGCGTCATTACAAAAATTGGCAGTGAGGTTACTTCTTTTTCTATAGGCGACCGTGTTGCGTACATTACTTCCGGTTACGGCGGTTATGCTTCTGAACGAAGTCTTCCTGCAGCTATAGCTGTCCCCATTCCCGACGATATTAGTGATGTTACCGCTGCCTCGGTCATTCTTAAAGGGCTAACGGTACAAATGCTTGCGAATAAAGTGGCCCGGATTCAAAAAGGTAATGCTATTCTTGTTCATGCTGCTGCAGGCGGTGTAGGTCAGCTTTTGGTTCAGGAAGCAAAAAACAGGGGCGCAATGGTTTTGGGTACAGTAGGGTCCGATGTCAAGGCCGAAATCGCAAAAAATAAGGGCTGTGACCATATTATACGGTACAGGGAAGAAAATGTCTATGACCGCGTTATGGATATTACCAACGGTACAGGCCTGAGAATCATATACGATAGTGTTGGGAAAGATACTTTTTACGATTCACTGGCTTCCCTAGATTTTGGAGGTCATTTGGTGAATTTTGGACAATCATCAGGACCTATCGAAAATTTTGAGGTTTCTATGCTGGCCAAGAAATCCGCTACCCTTTCCCGTCCTATGATTTTTCATTATGTCCGCAAACGGCAAGAACTTTTGCATATGAGCCAGACCCTCTTTAAGGCAATTGAAAAGGGCGACATCAAAACTACCGAACCACTTCAAATGCCATTGAAAGAGGCTTCGAAAGCACACGAGCTCCTAGCCTCTAGAACACTCACCCAATCCATTGTACTCATTCCATAA
- a CDS encoding Glu/Leu/Phe/Val dehydrogenase, giving the protein MSVFNHKDFNAHEQVIYCHDASVGLHAIIAIHNTALGPAAGGCRMYPYETYDDALTDVLRLSEGMSYKNAIAGLPLGGGKCVIIADPNTPNKRQLLRAFSKHVQHLNGRYWTAIDVGVGPEDADVLAENCDFIFARASQYPTGFNPSLFTAFGGFTGIRAAAMHLWNSTDLSQKKVAIQGLGATGRELSRLLHEAGAQLVVADVNQEAVDFVVKAYGATAVSPKEIHTTEVDIFAPCAMGAIINDATINEIKAKGICGLANNQLATAAHGKQLMELGITYVPDYVINAGGMMGAGSRIFSKPTMEDSKERVSGLYNIILNLLKKAKNEKRPTSEVADEIAKDWINQAKTNTNK; this is encoded by the coding sequence ATGTCCGTTTTCAACCACAAAGATTTTAACGCCCATGAGCAAGTAATATATTGTCATGACGCCAGTGTGGGCCTACATGCCATAATCGCCATACATAATACCGCTTTAGGCCCTGCAGCGGGAGGATGCCGCATGTATCCCTACGAAACCTATGACGATGCACTTACAGATGTACTTCGTCTCTCAGAAGGCATGAGCTATAAAAATGCCATCGCAGGACTGCCATTGGGCGGCGGCAAATGTGTTATTATTGCCGACCCCAACACGCCGAATAAAAGGCAATTGTTACGGGCGTTCTCAAAACATGTCCAGCATTTAAACGGAAGGTATTGGACCGCTATTGATGTAGGTGTCGGTCCTGAAGATGCAGATGTATTAGCTGAAAATTGCGATTTTATATTTGCCAGGGCAAGCCAATACCCTACTGGTTTCAACCCCTCTTTGTTTACCGCTTTTGGTGGATTTACAGGCATCAGAGCCGCGGCAATGCACCTATGGAACTCTACTGATCTATCACAAAAAAAGGTCGCTATTCAAGGGTTGGGAGCCACAGGAAGAGAATTATCCCGACTTTTGCATGAGGCAGGTGCACAATTGGTGGTGGCAGATGTAAATCAAGAAGCGGTGGATTTTGTTGTGAAAGCCTATGGAGCAACGGCCGTTTCCCCTAAAGAAATACATACTACCGAAGTAGATATTTTTGCTCCCTGTGCTATGGGTGCCATTATCAATGATGCTACCATCAATGAAATAAAGGCCAAAGGCATTTGCGGACTTGCCAATAATCAATTGGCTACCGCTGCACACGGAAAACAGCTTATGGAATTGGGAATTACCTATGTACCCGATTATGTTATCAATGCCGGTGGAATGATGGGTGCGGGATCTAGAATATTCTCAAAACCTACAATGGAAGACTCCAAAGAACGGGTTTCGGGTTTATACAATATCATCTTAAACCTTTTGAAAAAAGCGAAAAACGAAAAACGACCGACTTCTGAAGTGGCGGACGAAATTGCCAAAGACTGGATAAACCAAGCTAAGACCAACACAAATAAATAA